In a genomic window of Spirosoma agri:
- a CDS encoding glycosyltransferase family protein, whose product MKASLQSVLHDAQLRWLLLISLVIQLVFCITQVGFLHPDQHFQLIEFSSWQLGEPSGATGVWELKSHIRPTVQVYFFSGFIQICRFFHLYDAYAQLVVLRLIFGVLGFVVFNAIGIHYFKSDRRLLVLVLLLINLSWSLPYVRTLFSSEIASSIVFFGAVLLYELKKEKFLYVVLVGFLFSLAFYCRFQIAFSIMGFGVWMLLIERKYARLLPLAIGFAVGIGINLVLDYNFYHQLVITPYDYYRVNIVEGKAAEFGTSSFIWYILMLTLVVGAPPFSLFLFYYSLKGAIKEYRQPIVFAVVFFVLGHCLVAHKEERFLFPIVLVMPIIAGWGLASFIGYYEQATKGIRAVIKGLMNVSIGLNVLILALFLILNPYYQSIEFSRKLVNKFKGATATIYCIDHTPFETESHLQLMFYRRSAPNIDLVEMHDADSTRQLNNVWLATTYNDAKDKLPLLDSLGFKPQLYSSTPLWHVNEWLQSKDINTINNIWVLYKKE is encoded by the coding sequence ATGAAAGCAAGTTTACAGTCGGTACTTCACGATGCCCAGTTACGGTGGCTACTGCTCATTTCCTTAGTAATTCAGCTCGTTTTTTGCATTACACAAGTTGGTTTTTTACATCCGGATCAGCATTTTCAATTAATCGAGTTTTCGTCCTGGCAGCTGGGTGAGCCATCGGGCGCTACCGGCGTGTGGGAGTTGAAAAGCCACATCCGACCAACCGTGCAGGTGTATTTCTTTTCGGGCTTTATACAAATTTGCCGATTCTTCCATCTGTACGACGCTTATGCACAATTAGTAGTCCTGCGGCTTATTTTCGGGGTACTTGGCTTTGTCGTATTCAACGCCATCGGGATCCATTATTTTAAATCGGACAGACGGCTGTTGGTGTTGGTACTGCTGTTAATCAACCTGTCATGGTCGCTACCGTATGTTCGTACCTTATTTAGTTCGGAGATCGCATCATCAATTGTTTTCTTCGGGGCCGTTTTGCTGTACGAACTAAAAAAAGAAAAGTTTCTCTATGTCGTGTTGGTGGGTTTTCTGTTTAGCCTGGCCTTTTACTGTCGCTTTCAGATAGCATTCAGTATCATGGGTTTTGGGGTCTGGATGCTCCTCATCGAACGAAAATATGCCCGTCTGCTTCCGCTAGCGATTGGCTTTGCTGTAGGCATAGGCATTAATCTAGTTCTGGATTATAATTTTTATCATCAGCTTGTCATCACGCCATACGACTACTATCGGGTAAATATTGTCGAAGGTAAAGCGGCAGAGTTCGGCACGTCTAGTTTCATCTGGTATATCCTGATGCTGACGTTGGTTGTTGGCGCACCACCGTTTAGTCTATTTTTATTTTATTACAGTCTGAAAGGAGCCATAAAAGAGTACCGGCAGCCGATTGTTTTTGCCGTGGTGTTCTTCGTGCTGGGTCACTGTCTGGTGGCTCATAAAGAAGAGCGGTTTTTATTCCCGATCGTACTGGTTATGCCCATTATTGCCGGCTGGGGATTGGCTTCGTTTATTGGCTATTATGAACAGGCTACAAAAGGTATACGTGCGGTCATAAAAGGACTTATGAATGTTAGCATAGGCCTGAACGTGTTGATTCTGGCCTTATTTCTGATTCTGAATCCGTATTATCAGTCCATCGAATTTTCGCGCAAGCTGGTAAACAAGTTCAAGGGGGCAACGGCCACAATTTATTGCATCGACCATACACCCTTTGAAACGGAGAGTCATCTGCAACTGATGTTTTATCGCCGGAGTGCTCCGAATATCGATCTCGTCGAAATGCATGATGCAGATTCAACGCGTCAGTTAAACAATGTGTGGCTGGCAACTACGTACAACGACGCAAAAGATAAGCTTCCGCTTTTGGATAGTCTTGGTTTTAAACCACAGCTTTATTCATCAACGCCGTTATGGCACGTCAATGAGTGGCTACAGTCAAAGGATATAAACACCATTAATAATATCTGGGTGCTGTACAAAAAAGAATAG
- a CDS encoding pyridoxal-phosphate dependent enzyme, giving the protein MISFDTIREAHDRIRPHIHRTAVLTNQTINDRAGADLFFKCENFQKIGAFKARGGLNAVLQVAANQEGHSVTTHSSGNHAQAVAFAARQVGLPAYIVMPRTAPQVKKDAVRGYGAEVIECEPTLDAREAGVRAVMERTGAVLVHPFDDDRVIAGQATATKELIEDFGMDNAFDTILAPVGGGGLLSGTSLTTHFMSPSTRVIAGEPEGAADAVLSFRSGQVEKAPYINTIADGLMTSLSERTLRIIREHVTEILTVSDPEIIAAMRLVWERMKIIIEPSCAVPLAVVLKHKNQFAGQRIGIILTGGNVDLGKLPF; this is encoded by the coding sequence ATGATTTCTTTTGACACGATCCGTGAGGCTCACGACCGCATTCGGCCTCATATTCACCGTACCGCCGTCTTAACGAACCAAACGATTAATGACCGGGCTGGTGCCGACCTGTTTTTTAAGTGTGAGAACTTTCAGAAAATAGGCGCGTTCAAAGCGCGGGGCGGTCTGAACGCCGTTCTACAAGTGGCCGCTAATCAGGAAGGCCATTCCGTTACAACCCACTCGTCGGGCAATCACGCGCAGGCCGTTGCCTTTGCCGCCCGACAGGTTGGACTGCCTGCCTATATTGTCATGCCACGCACGGCTCCACAAGTCAAGAAAGATGCTGTTCGGGGGTATGGCGCGGAGGTGATCGAGTGCGAACCAACGCTCGACGCGCGTGAGGCCGGTGTGCGGGCGGTTATGGAACGTACCGGCGCGGTACTGGTTCATCCCTTCGACGACGATCGCGTGATTGCCGGACAAGCTACGGCGACCAAAGAATTGATCGAAGATTTCGGGATGGACAACGCGTTCGATACTATTCTGGCCCCGGTTGGTGGTGGGGGATTACTCAGCGGTACTTCGCTCACAACGCATTTTATGTCGCCCTCGACCCGCGTGATTGCCGGTGAACCGGAAGGGGCGGCCGATGCCGTGCTGTCGTTTCGGAGTGGTCAGGTCGAAAAAGCGCCCTACATCAATACCATCGCCGACGGTTTGATGACGAGTCTGAGCGAACGCACGCTTCGCATCATTCGTGAGCATGTCACCGAGATTCTAACCGTGTCTGATCCGGAGATTATTGCGGCCATGCGGCTGGTGTGGGAGCGAATGAAAATTATCATTGAGCCCTCGTGCGCGGTGCCGTTGGCGGTCGTGCTGAAACACAAAAATCAATTCGCGGGACAACGTATCGGCATTATTTTAACCGGCGGAAATGTAGACCTGGGCAAGCTGCCCTTTTAA
- the yidC gene encoding membrane protein insertase YidC — MDRNQIIGIVLILAMLVGYQLLVPKPAPEKKAAQITQTTKPTTASGAEAAISKAEQPLDSAAAKAQFGDFATVASGEARDIVVDNKDIKVTFSTQGGRVKEVILKNYKTYDQKPLVLIDDQSSKTLLELPTNRGKVDLHQLYYQTTAQSGTVGGQPQQIVFRAEVAPGQSVEQVYTIPTEGYVLEYGLKLNGLANTVTNDNIRFFWEDKMRQYENDLSNNRRAATIDYLTADENFEKLTEGESNQEVTVEEPVQWFTVKHKYFLAGFVAKNSPMPKANFKTLVDPADSSVVKTAVADVTLPMADVKAGKGQYKFYYGPNDFQLLGSVAPEFDQNVYLGYSILKPINKYFFVPVFNLLEKFISNYGLLIIALVVFVKLLLTPLTYKSYVSMAKMRVLAPEIAEIKERVGEDMTKQQSEQMKLYQEVGVSPLNGCIPVLATMPILFALFMLFPNLIELRQKPFLWASDLSTYDAFITFPTIPFIGGHLSLFTVLMTASSIAYAYYNNQTTPTQPGPVNMKALSYIFPLMFMFVLNSYPAGLTFYYFVSNVVTITQQQLIRRFVDEDKIKAVLDENRRKNANGEGKKPGGFQALLQKQLAAADEARKQAEEAQRKAKQKK, encoded by the coding sequence ATGGATCGTAATCAAATTATTGGCATTGTCCTGATTCTGGCGATGCTGGTCGGCTACCAGCTGCTGGTGCCGAAACCCGCGCCCGAGAAAAAGGCTGCCCAAATCACGCAGACAACAAAACCAACGACGGCATCGGGAGCTGAGGCTGCCATCAGTAAAGCGGAACAACCACTCGATTCAGCGGCTGCGAAGGCTCAGTTTGGTGATTTTGCTACGGTAGCGTCCGGCGAAGCCCGCGATATTGTCGTTGATAACAAAGACATAAAAGTAACCTTCAGCACGCAGGGTGGTCGGGTAAAAGAAGTTATCCTCAAAAACTACAAAACGTACGACCAGAAACCACTGGTGCTGATCGACGACCAGAGCAGCAAAACACTGCTAGAATTGCCAACTAACCGGGGCAAGGTCGATTTGCACCAGCTTTATTACCAGACAACAGCCCAGAGTGGAACGGTTGGTGGTCAGCCGCAGCAGATCGTTTTTCGGGCGGAGGTTGCACCGGGACAATCGGTTGAGCAGGTCTATACCATTCCGACGGAAGGCTATGTGTTAGAGTATGGGCTGAAGCTGAATGGCCTCGCCAATACGGTCACGAACGACAACATCCGGTTCTTCTGGGAAGACAAGATGCGTCAATACGAAAACGACTTGTCGAACAACCGGCGGGCGGCTACGATCGACTACCTGACCGCCGATGAGAACTTCGAGAAACTGACGGAAGGCGAGAGCAATCAGGAAGTTACCGTAGAGGAACCCGTTCAGTGGTTCACGGTTAAGCACAAGTATTTTCTGGCGGGTTTCGTGGCGAAGAATAGCCCGATGCCCAAAGCGAATTTTAAGACGCTGGTCGATCCGGCTGACAGCAGTGTTGTTAAAACGGCGGTGGCTGATGTAACGCTACCAATGGCTGACGTGAAAGCCGGTAAAGGTCAATACAAGTTTTACTACGGTCCCAACGATTTTCAGTTGCTGGGTAGTGTCGCCCCCGAATTTGACCAGAACGTTTACTTAGGATATTCGATCCTGAAGCCGATCAACAAATACTTCTTCGTGCCCGTCTTCAACCTGCTTGAGAAGTTTATCTCCAATTATGGCTTGCTGATCATTGCCCTCGTTGTGTTCGTGAAATTGCTGCTGACCCCACTGACTTACAAGTCGTACGTGAGCATGGCTAAAATGCGGGTGCTGGCACCGGAGATCGCTGAGATCAAGGAGCGCGTTGGTGAAGACATGACCAAGCAGCAATCGGAGCAGATGAAACTGTATCAGGAAGTGGGTGTAAGTCCACTGAATGGTTGTATCCCGGTGCTGGCTACCATGCCGATCCTGTTTGCGCTGTTCATGCTCTTCCCGAACCTGATCGAACTGCGTCAGAAACCATTTCTGTGGGCGAGTGACCTGTCGACCTACGATGCGTTCATTACGTTCCCAACGATCCCGTTTATCGGCGGCCACCTGAGTTTGTTTACCGTGTTGATGACCGCGTCGTCGATCGCGTATGCTTACTACAATAACCAGACTACGCCGACCCAGCCAGGACCGGTAAACATGAAAGCGCTGAGCTATATTTTTCCGTTGATGTTCATGTTCGTGCTGAATTCGTATCCGGCTGGTCTGACGTTCTATTACTTTGTGTCGAACGTGGTCACGATCACGCAACAGCAGCTGATTCGCCGGTTTGTTGACGAAGATAAAATTAAAGCGGTACTGGACGAAAATCGTCGGAAAAACGCCAATGGGGAGGGCAAGAAGCCGGGTGGTTTTCAGGCACTGCTTCAGAAGCAACTGGCCGCTGCCGATGAGGCTCGCAAGCAGGCCGAAGAAGCCCAACGCAAAGCAAAACAGAAGAAATAA
- a CDS encoding amidohydrolase: MPLENPDLFVAFRRELHRFPEVSGQEFDTQRRIRDFVSRFSPVSITEVGKTGLLLQYGNDLSGPVTLIRADIDALPIQEANEFAHKSLREGVSHKCGHDGHAAILTRLASLLSEKPPVKGRVFLVFQPAEENGQGAEAVLHDPAFASIRPDLVFALHNLPGYEQGVIVCKPGDFTAAVKSLIVTFKGKVSHSAEPEKGLNPAYLMARFTLASKELENPDPNSADFALLTPIYSTLGEKSYGISAGYGEVHLTLRTRNNERMDALTKQLLTTLSNLCDGSGITTETAFTEAFFANQNHPDAFAQIKSSALRLGYEFIDKQEPFKWGEDFGLFTQTHKGAMFGIGAGENTPALHNDDYDFNDNLIDPAARLF, encoded by the coding sequence ATGCCTCTAGAAAACCCGGACTTATTTGTTGCCTTCCGACGCGAGCTTCATCGGTTTCCCGAAGTCTCCGGCCAGGAGTTCGATACGCAACGGCGCATCAGGGACTTTGTCAGTCGGTTTAGTCCGGTCAGCATCACGGAAGTTGGCAAAACCGGCTTATTGCTCCAGTACGGGAATGACTTGTCAGGACCCGTGACGCTAATCAGGGCTGATATTGACGCATTACCCATTCAGGAAGCCAATGAGTTTGCTCATAAATCGCTCCGTGAAGGCGTATCACACAAGTGTGGTCACGATGGTCACGCAGCCATTCTGACGCGTCTGGCTTCGTTATTAAGCGAAAAACCGCCGGTCAAAGGTCGGGTCTTTTTGGTTTTTCAGCCCGCCGAAGAGAACGGACAAGGCGCCGAAGCTGTATTGCATGACCCGGCCTTCGCTTCCATTCGGCCCGACCTCGTTTTTGCGCTGCACAATTTGCCGGGTTACGAGCAAGGGGTAATTGTCTGCAAGCCAGGCGACTTCACGGCTGCGGTCAAAAGCCTGATCGTGACGTTCAAAGGAAAGGTTTCGCATTCGGCGGAACCCGAAAAAGGGTTGAATCCTGCTTATCTGATGGCCCGCTTCACGCTGGCGAGTAAGGAACTTGAAAACCCGGACCCCAATTCCGCTGATTTTGCCCTGCTAACACCCATATACAGCACACTAGGCGAGAAATCGTATGGCATTTCAGCCGGGTATGGTGAAGTTCATTTGACGCTCAGAACCCGGAATAATGAGCGGATGGACGCGCTGACGAAGCAGTTACTGACTACGTTATCGAACCTTTGCGACGGCAGCGGCATTACTACTGAAACGGCTTTTACCGAAGCCTTTTTTGCCAATCAGAACCACCCCGACGCGTTTGCCCAAATCAAAAGCAGCGCGTTACGACTCGGTTATGAATTTATCGACAAGCAGGAACCCTTTAAATGGGGTGAAGATTTCGGTTTATTCACGCAGACGCATAAAGGCGCTATGTTTGGCATCGGCGCGGGAGAAAACACGCCCGCGCTGCACAATGACGATTACGATTTTAACGACAACCTGATTGACCCTGCCGCCCGGTTATTTTAG
- a CDS encoding sugar phosphate isomerase/epimerase family protein produces the protein MNTNRRSFLKQAAGSLAALSITPAIYAEVTKKKLFFDISLAEWSLHKALFAKKITNLDFPGIARKEFDISIVEYVNQFFKDKAQDKTYLNDLLTRCKDNGISNHLIMIDGEGNLGATDAAERMKAIENHHRWVECAKYLGCKTIRVNAAGNGTAEEVANAAVEGLGKLGEFAKTMNINVIVENHGGYSSNGKWLSDVMKKVDMKNVGTLPDFGNFCLKRGENHTCSEEYDRYQGTQELLPYAKGVSAKTYTFDASGNCVETDYSRILKIVKDSGFKGIAGIEYEGDKVDEYEGIRKTKALLERVGTMV, from the coding sequence ATGAACACGAATCGTCGTTCGTTTTTAAAGCAGGCTGCCGGATCACTGGCCGCCCTGTCGATTACACCCGCCATCTATGCTGAAGTCACCAAGAAGAAACTATTCTTCGATATTTCACTGGCCGAGTGGTCGTTGCACAAAGCACTCTTCGCGAAAAAAATAACCAACCTGGATTTTCCGGGCATTGCCCGTAAGGAGTTCGATATCAGCATTGTCGAATACGTCAACCAGTTTTTCAAAGATAAGGCGCAGGACAAAACGTATCTGAACGATCTGCTAACCCGCTGCAAAGACAACGGCATTTCGAACCACCTCATTATGATCGATGGCGAAGGAAATCTGGGGGCTACGGATGCGGCTGAACGAATGAAAGCTATTGAAAACCACCACCGCTGGGTCGAATGCGCCAAATACCTGGGCTGCAAAACCATTCGGGTCAATGCGGCTGGCAACGGTACTGCCGAAGAAGTAGCCAATGCTGCCGTTGAAGGGCTCGGCAAACTGGGCGAATTTGCCAAAACGATGAATATCAACGTCATTGTCGAGAACCACGGCGGCTACTCGTCAAACGGAAAGTGGCTGTCAGATGTCATGAAGAAGGTGGACATGAAAAACGTCGGAACGCTGCCTGACTTTGGCAATTTCTGTCTCAAACGGGGCGAAAACCACACCTGTTCGGAAGAATATGACCGCTACCAGGGCACGCAGGAACTGCTCCCTTACGCCAAAGGCGTTTCGGCTAAAACGTACACGTTTGATGCCAGTGGCAATTGCGTTGAAACGGATTACAGCCGCATCCTGAAAATTGTCAAAGACAGTGGCTTTAAAGGCATTGCCGGCATCGAATATGAAGGCGATAAGGTTGACGAATACGAAGGTATCCGTAAAACAAAGGCCCTGCTGGAGCGGGTTGGGACGATGGTATAG
- a CDS encoding CTP synthase, with product MAATGPKSAKYIFVTGGVTSSLGKGIIASSLAKLLQSRGLTVTIQKFDPYINIDPGTLNPYEHGECYVTDDGAETDLDLGHYERFLNRPTSQANNITTGRIYNNVITRERRGDFLGKTVQVVPHITDEIKRNIKLLGETGEYDIVITEIGGCVGDIESLPFVEAVRQLKFELGEKDTLVIHLTLVPYLQSAGELKTKPTQHSVRMLLENGVQPDIIACRTEHPLPQDIRRKIAQFCNVQVSSVIEAIDAQTIYDVPLLMQKERLDQRALYMLDLYNDKDADLDAWKAFLGRLKNPGDVIKIGLVGKYVELHDAYKSIAESFIHAGASNECKVQLEWIQSETLVDEHHCAETLRHLDGVLVAPGFGERGIDGKINAVRFVRENNIPFLGICLGMQMAVIEYARNVMGIDDAHSTEMEPHTQNPVISMMEEQKTITDKGGTMRLGAYACKLKRDSLAHHIYGKMQISERHRHRYEFNNDYLDRFEKAGLRPTGINPDTGLVEIVELTNHPWFVGVQFHPELKSTVMNPHPLFVQFVHAALTYNQQKRATPAPVETADVVD from the coding sequence ATGGCGGCTACGGGACCAAAATCCGCGAAATATATTTTTGTTACGGGCGGGGTAACTTCATCACTTGGCAAAGGCATCATTGCCTCTTCACTGGCCAAACTACTTCAATCACGGGGGCTTACGGTAACGATCCAGAAATTCGATCCGTATATCAACATCGACCCCGGCACACTCAATCCATACGAACACGGCGAATGCTACGTAACGGACGACGGAGCCGAAACGGACCTTGATCTGGGTCACTACGAACGCTTCCTGAACCGACCAACGTCGCAGGCCAACAACATCACGACGGGTCGTATTTACAACAACGTCATCACTCGCGAACGTCGGGGCGATTTCCTGGGCAAAACCGTTCAGGTGGTGCCGCACATTACCGATGAGATCAAGCGCAACATCAAACTTCTCGGCGAGACGGGCGAATACGACATCGTCATCACTGAGATTGGCGGCTGCGTGGGCGATATTGAGTCGCTGCCGTTTGTCGAAGCCGTTCGTCAGTTGAAGTTCGAACTCGGCGAAAAAGATACGCTTGTCATTCACCTGACTCTGGTACCGTACCTGCAATCGGCGGGTGAACTGAAAACGAAACCAACGCAGCACTCGGTCCGGATGCTCCTCGAAAATGGGGTTCAGCCCGACATTATTGCTTGCCGCACGGAACACCCGTTACCGCAGGATATCCGGCGTAAGATTGCTCAGTTCTGTAATGTTCAGGTCAGTTCGGTGATTGAAGCTATCGATGCCCAAACGATTTACGACGTGCCGCTGCTGATGCAGAAGGAGCGTCTCGATCAGCGGGCACTCTATATGCTGGACCTGTACAATGACAAAGACGCTGATCTGGATGCGTGGAAAGCGTTTCTGGGACGGCTTAAAAATCCGGGTGATGTCATCAAAATTGGCTTGGTTGGTAAGTACGTCGAGCTGCACGACGCGTATAAATCGATCGCCGAATCATTTATTCATGCCGGTGCGTCGAATGAGTGCAAAGTGCAGCTGGAATGGATTCAGTCGGAAACGCTGGTCGATGAACACCACTGCGCCGAAACGCTGCGTCACCTGGACGGCGTGCTGGTAGCGCCCGGATTCGGGGAGCGCGGCATCGACGGCAAAATCAACGCGGTGCGCTTCGTGCGGGAAAACAATATTCCGTTCCTGGGCATTTGCCTTGGTATGCAAATGGCTGTTATCGAATACGCCCGGAACGTGATGGGCATTGACGATGCGCACTCGACGGAAATGGAACCGCACACGCAAAATCCGGTCATCAGCATGATGGAAGAACAGAAAACCATCACGGATAAAGGCGGAACGATGCGACTGGGTGCGTATGCGTGTAAACTCAAGCGCGATTCGCTGGCTCACCACATCTACGGAAAGATGCAGATCAGTGAGCGTCATCGTCACCGCTACGAATTCAATAACGACTACCTCGATCGGTTCGAAAAAGCGGGACTTCGCCCAACGGGGATTAATCCGGATACAGGCCTGGTCGAAATTGTTGAGCTGACCAATCACCCCTGGTTTGTGGGCGTGCAGTTCCACCCGGAGTTGAAAAGTACCGTTATGAACCCCCATCCGCTGTTTGTGCAGTTCGTTCACGCTGCCCTTACCTACAACCAGCAGAAACGCGCTACGCCCGCTCCTGTAGAAACTGCCGACGTGGTTGATTAA